The genomic window CTTTTCCGAAGTTAAGCATAAAAGCAATAACACGTTCTTCCTTTTTTGAAGGTCTTGGCACCGCATTTAGTGCAGCAAAATGTTTCCAAATGGCTTTGGGTTCCAAAGCAGTAACGGCAGTACTCATAAATCCTAAGGTATAACGAATTAAATCAATGCTAAAAGTTGTAGTTTTACGCTTCTTACGAAGCTAATGCAAGATAAAACGAAAATCTTACTTACCCTACTCCTACCCGTTCAAATTATAGGGATACAACTGATTTCGTTCTTCCCGAAATTTATTGAAGATTATTACAGCAATGGTCTCTATTTGTATATATCCCGAGGACTTCGTTACACCTTTGGATGGATTCCCTTTTCCTTTGGGGATATCGGATATTTTATATTTATCATCTTTATCATTCGTTTTATTTATAAGCAATTTAAAACAAAGCCGTTTTCCTGGAAAAAGTTAGTCATAGAAATCGGAAGTACCTTGTCCGTGGTCTATTTTATGTTTCACATCCTATGGGGATTGAATTACTACCGGCAACCTATGCATAAAATTTTGGATATTGACGATACCTATACAGAAGCAGAACTAATACAGGTAGCCAAATATTTTATTGAGAAATCTAACCAAATCCACCAACAACTACAACCTGATGACTCGCTAGCAGTTGAAATTCCTTATACTAAAGACGAGATTTTTGATAAAACTATTGCTGCTTATCAAAATCTGGTAAAAAAATACCCTTTTCAATCTTATCAACCAGCGAGCATTAAAAAATCCATGTTAAGCCTACCCTTAACTTATATGGGGTTTAGTGGATATCTCAACCCAATTACAAATGAAGGACAGGTCAATTCCTTAATTTTAAATTATAAAACACCTACCACCACCTGCCATGAGGAAGCGCATCAAATAGGATTTGCTAAAGAGAATGAAGCTAATTTTATCGGAGCATTGGCAGCATTGAATTCGGATGATCTATACTTTCGATATAGCGGTGTGACCTTTGCCCTTAAGTTTTGCTTAAACGATTTGTACCGTCGCGACGAACAAAAGGCAATCTGTCTTATCGAACAAAACTTACGTCACGGAGTACGGATGAATTATAGGGCAGTAAACGAATTTTGGGAAGCATATCGCAATCCTATAGAACCACTTTTTAAAGAAAGTTATGATTCGTATCTTAAAGCCAATAACCAACCGGACGGGATGGAAACCTATAGTTATGTTTCCGCTTTGTTAGTGAATTATTTTAAGGGAAAAGAGGTATTGGATTTTTAATAAAAGGAGTGTTTTTTCAACGTTTTTACATCTATTTATAGCTATGAACACTAATTTACAGATTCGACCTATGATTCCACAAGACTGGAAAGCTGTAAAGCGTATTTATAAAATAGGAATGGAATCCGGTAAGGCAACTTTTGAAACCAAAGTGCCGGATTGGGAACAATGGGATCAAAAACATCTGGATATTGGTAGATTAGTAGCCATACTTGACCAAAAGGTAGTAGGTTGGATTGCCCTAAGTGCCACTTCTACCCGTCAAGTATATTTCGGCGTAGCTGAAATAAGCGTTTATATCGATCCTGATTTTAGAAAACGAGGTATTGCCAGAAAGTTACTGGAAGAAGTTATTAAAGTAAGCGAGGAAGAAGGTTTTTGGACCTTACAATCCAGCATATTTAGAGAAAATCATGCCAGCTATCAGTTACATAAAAGTTTAGGTTTTAGAGAAATTGGGTACCGTGAGAAAGTTGCAAAGCGGGACGGAGTTTGGAAAGATAATATTTTACTTGAACGTAGAAGTAATGTAATTGGTTTGGATTAGTTTATAAACCGGTTTATCTTTATTTCGCAACCGTAATCCAACCACATTTCAATAAATAACAACTATGGAAAATAGTATACGTATCCTTATTTATATGCATGCCTTCTTTGGCGGAGTGGGATTATTGACCGGTTTTGGTAGCGTAATTGTAAAAAAAGGAAGTGTGTTACATAAAAAAATGGGGAAACTCTTTTCAATAAGCATGGTTATAAGTTCCTTAAATTCTTTACCTATAGCCTGGATGTCCAACCATAAGAACATTTTTCTCTTTTTGATAGGCATATTTACCATCTACTTAGTATTAACTGGTAATCGTGCGTTAAAATTAAAAAAAGAAAAATATGCCGGTAAAATTGACCTGGTTATTTCCGGTAGTATGATTATTTTCTCATGTATCATGATACTAATAGGAACCTATAGACTTCTAAATTCACAATCCAATAGTATCCTCTTTCTGTTTTTTGGAGGTACGGCTTTATTTTTATCCTCAAAAGATTTCCGTTTTTATAAAAAATTGGATAAAGTTAAAAATGTCTGGTTGATTGCCCATACCGGTAAAATGATTGGTGCTTTGATTGCATCTGTAACTGCTTTTATCGTAGCGGGTTTACAATTAGATAATTTAATATCGTGGATACTGCCTACCTTGT from Aquimarina sp. ERC-38 includes these protein-coding regions:
- a CDS encoding DUF3810 domain-containing protein, which encodes MQDKTKILLTLLLPVQIIGIQLISFFPKFIEDYYSNGLYLYISRGLRYTFGWIPFSFGDIGYFIFIIFIIRFIYKQFKTKPFSWKKLVIEIGSTLSVVYFMFHILWGLNYYRQPMHKILDIDDTYTEAELIQVAKYFIEKSNQIHQQLQPDDSLAVEIPYTKDEIFDKTIAAYQNLVKKYPFQSYQPASIKKSMLSLPLTYMGFSGYLNPITNEGQVNSLILNYKTPTTTCHEEAHQIGFAKENEANFIGALAALNSDDLYFRYSGVTFALKFCLNDLYRRDEQKAICLIEQNLRHGVRMNYRAVNEFWEAYRNPIEPLFKESYDSYLKANNQPDGMETYSYVSALLVNYFKGKEVLDF
- a CDS encoding GNAT family N-acetyltransferase, whose translation is MNTNLQIRPMIPQDWKAVKRIYKIGMESGKATFETKVPDWEQWDQKHLDIGRLVAILDQKVVGWIALSATSTRQVYFGVAEISVYIDPDFRKRGIARKLLEEVIKVSEEEGFWTLQSSIFRENHASYQLHKSLGFREIGYREKVAKRDGVWKDNILLERRSNVIGLD